The following are encoded in a window of Leptodactylus fuscus isolate aLepFus1 chromosome 9, aLepFus1.hap2, whole genome shotgun sequence genomic DNA:
- the CDKN2C gene encoding cyclin-dependent kinase 4 inhibitor C, which produces MPCTNNLCPGPQPSMADPLADLMTTAAARGDLKQVEDLLQRTPNVDAPNKFGRTALQVMKLGCPAIASLLLRRGADPNLQDSSGFSVLHDTARAGFQDTMQILLDFHADVNLQDNNGNLALHLAAMEGHLQVVQHLVLHTDTRVTHRNRNGETPCDLARMYNREQVMLWLQTNARQ; this is translated from the exons ATGCCATGCACTAATAACCTCTGCCCAGGACCCCAGCCCAGCATGGCAGACCCTCTTGCGGACTTGATGACAACAGCCGCAGCCCGGGGGGACCTGAAGCAAGTAGAGGACCTGCTGCAGAGGACGCCCAATGTGGATGCACCTAACAAATTCGGAAGGACAGCCTTACAG GTGATGAAGCTTGGCTGCCCGGCCATTGCCAGCCTCCTGCTGAGGAGAGGTGCTGACCCTAACCTGCAGGACAGTAGTGGCTTCTCTGTTCTccatgacactgccagggctggCTTCCAGGACACTATGCAGATCCTTCTGGACTTCCATGCTGATGTCAACCTGCAGGACAACAATGGCAACCTAGCCCTGCACCTGGCAGCCATGGAGGGTCACCTGCAGGTGGTGCAGCACCTGGTCCTGCACACTGACACCCGGGTGACCCATAGGAACAGGAATGGGGAGACTCCCTGTGACCTAGCCAGGATGTACAACAGGGAGCAAGTGATGCTGTGGCTGCAAACTAATGCTAGGCAGTGA